The Litorilinea aerophila genome includes the window CCTACGACGCCATCGTGATCGGTGGCGGCATCGTGGGCGCCGCAGCCGCCTATCATCTGGTCCAGGCCGGTGCCCGCACCCTCCTCTTCGACCGGGACGAGCCGGGCCGGGCCACCGACGCCGGCGCCGGCATCCTGGCCCCTGCCATCAACCGCCGGGATCCGGACCTTTGGGTGGATTTTGCCCTGAAGGCCGTGGACTACTACCCGCCTCTGGTGGAGGCTCTGGCCGCCGCCGGCGCCGGCGAGACCAGCTACGCCCGCTGTGGCATGTTGCTGGTGGCGGCCGAGGAGGAGGAACTGGAACCCTTCACCCAGGCCCAGGCCACCATCGCCGAGCGGCAACGGCAAAGGGGGGTGCCGGCCCCGGCGGACCTGTACCCGGTGAAGCCGGAGGAGGCCCGCTCCCTCTTTCCGCCCCTGGGCCCCATCTGCGCCGGGCTCTACTACCGACAGGCCGCGCGGGTGGACGGCCGTCAGATGGCCCAGGCCATGCGCCGGGCCGCCCAGAGGCAGGGACTGCAGGTCGCCCCGGTCGGCGTTGAAGCGCTCCAGATGGACCGCAGCCGGGTGACCGGCGTGGTGGCCCAGGGCGAGGTCCACGGGGCCGGCGCCGTGATCGTCGCGGGCGGTGCCTGGTCCGGCCGCTTCGGCCAGCAGTTGGGGGTGGCCATCCCCGTGGAGCCCCAGCGAGGCCAGATCGTCCACCTCTCCCTGCCCGACGCGCCCACCGGCGATTGGCCCATCGTGGGGGCGTTCAAGGACCAGTACATCGTCACCTGGCCGGGCGGACGCATCGCGGCAGGCGCCACCCGGGAGACGGGATCCGGCTTTGCGCCCCACGCCACCGCAGCGGGCATCCACGCCGTGTTGGGCGAAGCCTTGCGGGTAGCCCCCGGCCTGGCCGACGCCCGCATTGCCGAAATTCGGGTTGGCCTGCGCCCCATGACCCCCGACGGTATGCCCGTGCTGGGGCCGGTGCCCGGGGTGGCGGGGGTCTTCCTGGCCACGGGACACGGCCCCACCGGTCTCCAGCTCGGCCCCTATAGCGGCAAGCTGGTGGCCGACCTGGCCCTGGGCCACCCGGCGGAGGTAGACCTTTCGCCGTTCTCGGTCACACGTTTTCAGTGAGTGAAAGTTCGGAGTCCGAGGTCCGAGGTCCGGAGTTCGAGGTCCGGATGTTTCAACGCACTTGTGGTATGTCAGCCGATGATTTCAATCATTGGCCCAAGACCAAGAGAAAGGGACAACCATGTTGCAGGATGATGCCATTCGTCCGGAACGGGGACAGCGGCCGGACGCCCGACAGGATCCCCGGCTGAACTGGTGGCGGGACGCCAAATTCGGCATGTTCATTCACTGGGGGCTGTACGCCATCCCGGCCGGGGAATGGAAAGGGGAGAAAATCCCCGGCATCGGCGAGTGGATCATGTACCGGGCCCGCATCCCCGTCCGGGAGTACGAGCAGTTGGCCCGGGAATTCAACCCGGTCCACTTCGACGCCGCGGCCTGGGTCTCCCTGGCCAAACGGGCCGGCCAGAAGTACATGGTCATCACCGCCAAGCACCACGACGGCTTCTGCCTCTTCAAGTCCGCCTATACGGACTACAACATCGTGGATGCCACGCCCTTTGGCCGGGATGTGCTCAAGGAGCTGGCCGATGAATGCCAGAAGCAGGACATGAAGCTGGGCTTCTACTACTCCCAGACCCAGGACTGGCACCACCCGGACGGCGACGGCAACGACTGGGACTACGACGAATCCAAGAAGGACTTCGCCGGCTACATCGAACACTACGTCAAGCCCCAGGTGCGGGAGCTCCTGACCAACTACGGCCCGGTCTGCCTCATCTGGTTCGACACGCCCAAGGGGATCACCGCCGACCAGAGCCAGGCCCTCCTGGAGCTGGTCCACCAGCTCCAGCCGGACTGCCTGGTCAGCGGACGCCTGGGCAACGGCCTGGGGGATTACGCCTCGGCCGGCGACAACCGGATCCCCCAGCAACGGGTGGACCTGGACTGGGAAACCCCTGCCACCATCAACGACACATGGGGCTACAAAAAGGACGACCACAACTGGAAGTCCACCGAAGAGCTGATCCACAAGCTGGTGGACATTGTCAGCAAGGGCGGCAATTACCTACTCAACGTGGGGCCGACCGCTGAAGGCATCATCCCCCAGCCCAGCGTGGAACGGCTGGAGGCCATGGGCGCCTGGCTCCAGATCAACGGCGAGTCCATCTACGGGACCCGGCCGGTGCAGACGCCCACGCCCATGCAGGCCGCCTCCTGGTGCCGTCTGACGGCGAAGCCAGGCAAGGTCTACCTCCACGTCTTCGACTGGCCGGCTGGCGGCGCTTTGCCCATTGCTGGCCTCCCCGTCACCGGCGCGCATCTCCTGGCCGACCCGGACCGCACGCCCCTGCTGATCCGGGACGCGCCCGACGGCATCACCGTGCAGGGACCCACAGCCCCGCCCGACCCCGTGGACACAGTGGTGGTCCTGGACGTGGCCGGCTGATCCTGGTGCCGGTAGCTCGGTGCCCCCATCCTGCCCCTGGCGTTGCAAAGCGCCAGGGGCATTTTAATTCAATTGTCGTTCACAAGTTGTCAACAGCCGCGTGCTATCCTGGGGACGCAGGCAGCTCCTGCAGCGCGCTGGAGTGGACCATGCCTGCACCAACCCCGGGGGTAGGCCATGGCAGAGCGAACTTCTTTCATCGTGCGGATCTGGCGGGACGAGCAGGGGATTCTGCAGGGCCAGATCCATCATCCCCAGAGCGGCTGGCGGCAACCCTTCCACACCGCCGAACAGCTCTGGCATCTGTTGAGTCAGTTCCAGGATCCGGAGGAACCTCCTGGACCGCCCGGTCAGAGGGCGGGATCCGGCCGGTGAATCCGCTGCAGAAACACCGTGTACGATAAGTTTTCCTGATGGAACGGAGGTGCCGAAATGCAAGGCCAAATGGAGCGGACAGGGGCGGCCGCCCGTCCCTGGGACCCGGTGCGTGGAAGCCGGCGGACCCTGGCTGCATTGGTGAGTGCCGTGTGGATTTGCCTGCTGGCGGCCACACCCCTGATGGCTGCCTTAGCTCCCCAGGGCACCGTGGATGCCCTCGCCCGGCAGATCGAGGCCCTTTACAGCCGGGCACCCGACCTGGAAGAGACCTTCGACCAGGGCGCGGACGACTGGTACGACGATGGCGACATCTACCGGTACGATGCCACGGGCGGCAACTTTCGCCTGCGGATCCGTAAACCCAACTCCCTGCATTGGATCCGATACGACAAGTCGACGGAACTGGCCCCGGCGGACTACCTGGTGGAGGTGGTCGCCCTGCCGGTACCCCTGCGCAGCAGCGGTAGCTATGGCCTGATCTTTCGCTTCCAGGACGACAACAACTACTATCTCTTCGCCCTTTCGGGCAGGTACTACAGCCTCCAGGCCTACGTCCAGGGGCAGTGGTCCTTCCTGGTGGACTGGACCGAGTCCCCGGCCATTGAGGCCAGGTGGGACATGCCCAACCGGCTGGGCGTCCTGGCCCAGGGCAGCCAGATCGTCCTGCTGATCAACGACCAGATCGTGGCCGCGGTAGAGGATGACGCCATCCCCATGGGCGGAGTCGGGCTGGCCGCGTACACCTTCGAGTCCGGCGTGATGGAAGTAGCCTTCGACGACCTGGCCATCTGGCAGCTCGGGACCGCCCCTGCCTCCCAAAGTCCTTCGGCTGCGGATCCCATGGCGGCGCGGCTGGTGGCCATCCGCAGCCAGGAGCCCCTCTACAGCCAGGACTTCAGCCTGGATGACGGCAGTTGGCCTACGGGAGCGGATGACCGGGTAAGCGCCTCCGTGGTGGAGGGCGCCTACCACATGGCCGTGACTACGCCTCAACTGCTGGCCTGGAACAACGACGGCTATCTGAGTGCGCTGGACCTGGACGACTTTCTGGCCGAGGTGGACGTGCGGGTCGTGCACCCGATCCCGTCCTCCGGGTATGGCCTGGTCTTTCGGGCACGCGAGACGAGCCGCCTGTACGCCTTTTGGCTCTCCGATGACCAGTATGAGCTCATCCGCATGGACGGCAGCGGGCAACGGTGGACGTGGTTACAGCCTCTCACCCCTTCAACGGCCATCCGCCTGGAGGAAGGTGCCGTCAATCGGTTGGGGGTGTTGGCGGAGGGTGACACCATCACCTTGCTGATCAACGACACGGTGGTATTTCAAACCCAGGATGATACCCTGGCAACTGGAAGAGTGGGCCTGGCCGTCAGCACCAACGATGTGGCGGGGATCGAAGTGGCCTTTGACAATCTAACCGTCTGGCCATTGCGCCAGGGAGATGAATCGGAAGAAGCGACCAGGATAGAGCCCCAGACCGATCCGTCCTCCACACCGTCAGCGGTTGCCTGGGGCACCTACGACGGCGATGCCTTCACCCTGCGCCATCCCCGGGGGTGGACCGTCCAGAGCAGCGATGATGGCCGGGTGGAGCTTCAAGGCAATGGCAGCGAGCAGGTGGTGATCTGGCCCCTGTACGTGGCCCGGGCGGTGGACACGCCCCAGGCCCAGGCCATCCTCCAGGCGCTGGCCCAAGCCCAGCGGCCGGATCTGCGCTGGGCCCGGGGAACGGTGGTGAGCGCCGGGCTGGTGCGTCAGGTGGGACGCAGCGACACCCAGACCGGGGTGGCCGGCCTGGCCTGGGTCAGTGACGGCGCCCAGAGCGCCCTGTTCTTCTATCTGGTGGCCGCACCGACCGCTCACTTCGAGGCCCAGGCGCCCCTCTTCGCCACCATCCTGCGGAGCTTCCAGGTCCAGAGCACCGGCCAGGAGCCGGCCCCCATGCCGGCCCGGCTGGACTTTGTCCCCTTCACCGACCCCATGGAAGGCGCCTTCCACGTGGAGGTTCCCGCCGGCTGGGAGACAGAGGGGGGGCTCTATCGGGCCGCTGCGGTGGACGTACGCCCCTGGCTGCGCACCCGTTCCCCGGATCAGGCCATCCTGGTCTTTGCCGGCGATCCCCAGGTGCCCACCTTCAGCCTCCCCAGTGAGATCAGCAGCTGGCTGGGCTGGCAGGAAGGGGACTGGTACTCGCCTGGCTACGGCGTGCAGATGATGATCAGCCGCTACCTGCCCGGCGAGGAGTTCGCCGCGGCCTACGTCACCCGGTGGATGGACTTGCCCGGGTGTGTCATCCAGGAGAAGGTCCCCCTCACCCAGTTGGAGGAGACCTTGAACCAGCTCTTGATACAAAACGGCCTGCTCTTGCCCGGCCAGCGCCAGGACATGGGCTACGTCACCTTCACCTGCCCATCGGAGGGCCAGCCCGTCACCGGTTTCCTCCTGGTTCAGACCACCCTGCTGGAAATGTACGGCACCGGCATCTGGCAGGTGACCGTGCTGACCGGCTTCCTGGCCAGCCCGGAGCGGGTGGGGGAAGCATCCGCGGTGATGGCCCATCTCACCAGTACCTGGCGCACGGATCCCCGCTGGTATGCGGCGCAGCAGCAGACCACCGCTGCGGTCAGCGACATCGTCACTACCACCAGCCAGGAGATTGCAGCCATCGTCAACCAGGTGTACGAACAGGCGCAACAGGTGCAGGACCGGCTGGCCGAGGACTACGCCCGGGCCCTGCGAGGGGTGGAGGATGTGCAGGATCCCCGCACCGGCGAGGTCTACCAGGTGCAGAGCAGTTCCAACTACTACTGGATTGACCCCCAGGGCAACATCGTGGGGACGAACGCCTATTTCAACCCCGATGGGCTGCGTTTCGAGGAGATGTTGCGCCTGCCCTGAGGGGGCGCAGCTTAGACCGCTTCTCCCTGGCGCAGGCGGCGGGCCAGCCATCGAAGCTGCTCCGATGGCGGGGCGTCCAGCTCCCGGCGCAGGGCGGCTACAGCCTCTTCATAGGCTTTCAACGCCCGGTCTGGATGACCCTGGCGGGCCAGCGCCCGAATGAGCAGCTCATATCCCTCTTCCAGCCAGGGGGCCTCGGCGACAACCCGGCGGGCCCAGCCTTCGGCCTGGCCGGGCTGCCCCCGAACCAGCCAGGCGTGGGCGGCATGGAGACAGCCGTCCACAAAGAGATCGGCCAGGGCCACCCGGGCCCGCAGCGCCCAGTCCTCGTAGGCCAGCTCGGGCAACAGGGGAGCGTACCCCTCCAGGGCGGCCAGGAATTCAGCCGGCAGGGGCGGCACCTCGGCCTGCTGGGCGGCGTGCAGCGTCTCCTGGACGATGGCCGTCAGCCGCTCCACGTCGGTGTGCACCACGCCCAGGGGATCGAAGCAGCAAACTTCCTCTTCCAGGACCAGATAGCGGTTGATGCCCTTGTCGGTGTAGGGCTCCAGCACCTGGCGCAGGCGGCTCTGGACGGACCGGAAGGTGGTCCAGGCCCGGTCCGGCGAGGTATCCGGCCAGAATTCCTCCAGGATGCGGTCCCGGTGCAGGGGCTGACCCCGATGGAGGACCAGGTACTGGAACAGGCGTCGCACCACCGGCCGGGGCCAGGCGGAGGGGGGAATGGGCGTGTCGCCCCGCAGCACGGAAAATTGGCCCATCAGGGTCACCGTCAACGGGGGCGGGGGCAGCGTCTGGAGCTGTTGCACCGCCTGGGCCAGGCTGGCCCGGACCTGGGGATTCCGCTCCCGCCTGCTGGCGGCCAGCAGGGTGGGAATGGCCGTCTCGTCGCCCAGGGTGGCCAGCAGGCGGGCCCCTTCCACCCGGGCCTGGGGACGGGGATGGGCCAGGAGGGCCGTCATGGGCCGGGGATCGCCCAGGCGCACCAGGGCGCTGCGGGCCTGATCGGCCGCAACCCCCTCGGCCAACAGCAGGGACCAGAAGGCCATGCCCAGCTCTGGGTCCCGACTGGTTAGGAGATGTGCGGCGGCTGGCCGGGCCAGCCCGGCCAGGGCCGCCACCGCGTGACGCTGCCAGCGCGGGTCCCTATGGGCATGGGCACAGAGGGCCAGCAGAGCCCGCAGGCGCACCAGCTCCCCCCGAGCCCGCCACCAGACCAGGTGCCGGGTTTCCGGATGCAATGTGGGGGGCGGCCCACCTTCCTGAAGCCACAGCAGGCCCCGGGCAATGTCCCGCTCCAGGGCCAGAACGGCCCGGTAGAAGGGCACGGCCAGATCCCGGGCCAGGGTGGCCTCGGCCCGCTGGACCGCTTCGGCCAGGCGCCCCTGGCGGCGGAGAAGCCAGCTTTCCACCCACGCCTGGCTGACCAGGGCCATGGGGTACTCCTCGACCAGGGAGGCCATGCGGCCGACGTGGACCTGGGCTTCTTGAAAATAGCCCTGGGCGACCGCGACAATGGCGGCGTAGTATGCGTGCCAGAGCTGATGGCTGATGTCCGGCGTTTCCACCTGGGCCATGTGGCTCTCCACCGCATCCAGGGTGGCCACCAGGGACGCCCAGTCGCCGGCGGCGGTATGGAGTTCGCAGCAGTGAAGGAGGGAGCCCATGTGGCGGCCGGGTGAGTTCTGAAAGAAGTCGGCCGCGGCCTGGATGTGGGCCTGGGCGTCCGCCAGCCGCCCCTGGGGCACCAGGATCAGCAGGGCCAGGTTGGTGCGGTTGTTCATCTCCGCCACCCGGTCCCCCAGGGATTGGGCCAGGTCGATGGCCATCTGGAAGGCCTGGCGGGCTTCCCCAAAGCGGGCCAGCTCGGCCAGGGTGACGGCCATGATCTGACAGGCCTGCAACCGGTCCGCCGGCGGACAGTCCGGGTCTTCCAGGATTCGGCGGGCATGGGCCAGGGCCAGGTCATAGTGGCCCTCCCGGTAGTGGAGGCGGGCCAGCTCGCCCAGCGCCTGGCGGCGGATGGGGCCCTGGGACTGCTCTTCACCCAGGGCCAGCGCCTCCTGGAGGAGGGGCCAGGCCTCATCCTGTAGCCCGGCCACCCGGTGGAGGTGCCGGGCCAGCCGGATCAGGATGGCAGGGTGGCTGCGGCGGACTGCGGGGGTCAGCTGGTTCACCCAGCGCCGGTAGGTGGCATAGCGGCCATAATCTCGCAGGAAGGCTTCCGGGACCTCCTGGATGAGGGAAGCTGCTTCTGCATGCAGGCCGCCTTCCAGGGCATGTTCGATGGCCATTTCCCACTCCCCCTGGCGGGTAAACCAGGCCACCAGCCGGCGGTAGGTGGGGGTTAAGTCCCCGGGCGCCTGGCTGCGCAGAAAGTCCCGGATCAGGTCGTGGTAGCGGTACCAGCCGGGCTCTTCCGCCGGCTCCAGGAAGAGGCTCCGCTGCAGGATTTGCTGGAAGAGTTGGCCGGCCAGCTCCGCGTCCCCCAGGAGGGTCGCGGCCAGGTTGGGGTGGATGCGCCGGGGCAGGGCGGTCAATTGCCAGAAGTGTCGCAGGGGCGGGGGCAGCGCCCGGTAGAGGGTGGTGGCCAGGTAGGCGAACAGATCCTCCTGGACGGCGGGCAGATGGGTCTCCGGGTCGCTCCGGGCCAGAAGGCCCAAGGCCAGGGGCCAGCCCTGGGCCCGCTCGACCCAGGCCTGTTGGCGGATACTGTCGGGGCGGGAGGCCAGCAGGGCGTGGGCTTCTGCCGGGGTGAAGGCCAGCCTGGCCCGGCTCAGGACCCGCAGGCGGCCGGCGGCCACCTGGGCCCGCACGGCCTGGCCGGGCAGGCGGCGTCCGGCCAGGACCAGCCGGGGGGTGTCGGCCTGGAGGTGCGCGGCCAGCCAGCTGTCTGCTGCCAGGTTGACCTCCAGGTGCTGGATGTCATCCAGGAGCAGGGTGGCGCGGGCAAGATCCTGGGCCTGGCTGCAGAGGGCCTCCCAACGGGCCTGAAGCCGGGCCAGGTCTGCGTCGGCCGGCTCCAGTTGCAGGAGGAACGCATGGGGCCGGCGGGCTGCCAGGGCCCGGAGCAACACACTCTTG containing:
- a CDS encoding NAD(P)/FAD-dependent oxidoreductase, producing the protein MPQTYDAIVIGGGIVGAAAAYHLVQAGARTLLFDRDEPGRATDAGAGILAPAINRRDPDLWVDFALKAVDYYPPLVEALAAAGAGETSYARCGMLLVAAEEEELEPFTQAQATIAERQRQRGVPAPADLYPVKPEEARSLFPPLGPICAGLYYRQAARVDGRQMAQAMRRAAQRQGLQVAPVGVEALQMDRSRVTGVVAQGEVHGAGAVIVAGGAWSGRFGQQLGVAIPVEPQRGQIVHLSLPDAPTGDWPIVGAFKDQYIVTWPGGRIAAGATRETGSGFAPHATAAGIHAVLGEALRVAPGLADARIAEIRVGLRPMTPDGMPVLGPVPGVAGVFLATGHGPTGLQLGPYSGKLVADLALGHPAEVDLSPFSVTRFQ
- a CDS encoding alpha-L-fucosidase; this translates as MLQDDAIRPERGQRPDARQDPRLNWWRDAKFGMFIHWGLYAIPAGEWKGEKIPGIGEWIMYRARIPVREYEQLAREFNPVHFDAAAWVSLAKRAGQKYMVITAKHHDGFCLFKSAYTDYNIVDATPFGRDVLKELADECQKQDMKLGFYYSQTQDWHHPDGDGNDWDYDESKKDFAGYIEHYVKPQVRELLTNYGPVCLIWFDTPKGITADQSQALLELVHQLQPDCLVSGRLGNGLGDYASAGDNRIPQQRVDLDWETPATINDTWGYKKDDHNWKSTEELIHKLVDIVSKGGNYLLNVGPTAEGIIPQPSVERLEAMGAWLQINGESIYGTRPVQTPTPMQAASWCRLTAKPGKVYLHVFDWPAGGALPIAGLPVTGAHLLADPDRTPLLIRDAPDGITVQGPTAPPDPVDTVVVLDVAG
- a CDS encoding BTAD domain-containing putative transcriptional regulator → MCPSSSLPILERPRLYGELQELLAAGHVALVAPAGYGKSVLLRALAARRPHAFLLQLEPADADLARLQARWEALCSQAQDLARATLLLDDIQHLEVNLAADSWLAAHLQADTPRLVLAGRRLPGQAVRAQVAAGRLRVLSRARLAFTPAEAHALLASRPDSIRQQAWVERAQGWPLALGLLARSDPETHLPAVQEDLFAYLATTLYRALPPPLRHFWQLTALPRRIHPNLAATLLGDAELAGQLFQQILQRSLFLEPAEEPGWYRYHDLIRDFLRSQAPGDLTPTYRRLVAWFTRQGEWEMAIEHALEGGLHAEAASLIQEVPEAFLRDYGRYATYRRWVNQLTPAVRRSHPAILIRLARHLHRVAGLQDEAWPLLQEALALGEEQSQGPIRRQALGELARLHYREGHYDLALAHARRILEDPDCPPADRLQACQIMAVTLAELARFGEARQAFQMAIDLAQSLGDRVAEMNNRTNLALLILVPQGRLADAQAHIQAAADFFQNSPGRHMGSLLHCCELHTAAGDWASLVATLDAVESHMAQVETPDISHQLWHAYYAAIVAVAQGYFQEAQVHVGRMASLVEEYPMALVSQAWVESWLLRRQGRLAEAVQRAEATLARDLAVPFYRAVLALERDIARGLLWLQEGGPPPTLHPETRHLVWWRARGELVRLRALLALCAHAHRDPRWQRHAVAALAGLARPAAAHLLTSRDPELGMAFWSLLLAEGVAADQARSALVRLGDPRPMTALLAHPRPQARVEGARLLATLGDETAIPTLLAASRRERNPQVRASLAQAVQQLQTLPPPPLTVTLMGQFSVLRGDTPIPPSAWPRPVVRRLFQYLVLHRGQPLHRDRILEEFWPDTSPDRAWTTFRSVQSRLRQVLEPYTDKGINRYLVLEEEVCCFDPLGVVHTDVERLTAIVQETLHAAQQAEVPPLPAEFLAALEGYAPLLPELAYEDWALRARVALADLFVDGCLHAAHAWLVRGQPGQAEGWARRVVAEAPWLEEGYELLIRALARQGHPDRALKAYEEAVAALRRELDAPPSEQLRWLARRLRQGEAV